From Caulobacter segnis, a single genomic window includes:
- a CDS encoding intermembrane phospholipid transport protein YdbH family protein, with protein sequence MTSPLSIATEAFDLLPIQGVTGAIDGQARIAGGRFTLTTAKCVPITAKAYALGENPVTDIKASLCPAKAPLVAAGANGWSAALRFENGEGLLAVAQAKLQNVKGEATFGGAGGFDRASVRVDGAAVTDAAPERRFNSVLAKGGLTLSGGVWGGTFQGSTPVGQPLGEIRLRHVVATGKGQADIDASKLAFAKGGLQPADLSPMAAFAKNAQGPASFTGVFAWDAKGATSRGRLVVDKMDFTSPIGFVATLDGAVDFDSLAPLTTAPNQTLKIVKIDSLVPLTAIESVFQLGADALHISKATFEAAKGRISIEPTDVPFEPGKTISGVIVIEHLDLGEVLAASSLADKVKAQAVVDGRLPFTFGPEGLRFQQGKIQAIQPGRLEIARSALTNVAASPADAPGAPPAQPAQVNAIQDFAYQAMENLAFDQLEAGVNSTDKGRLGILFHIKGEHDPKVAEKARVGILDLIRGRAFNKRIALPAKTPVDLTLDTSLNFDELLAAWRRSFADEEPAAPTRSGPVQP encoded by the coding sequence ATGACCTCGCCCCTCTCGATCGCCACCGAGGCTTTCGACCTGCTCCCGATCCAGGGCGTCACCGGGGCCATCGACGGTCAGGCGCGCATCGCCGGCGGCCGTTTCACCCTGACCACGGCCAAGTGCGTTCCGATCACCGCCAAGGCCTACGCCCTGGGCGAGAACCCGGTCACCGACATCAAGGCCAGTCTCTGCCCCGCCAAGGCCCCGCTGGTCGCGGCCGGGGCCAACGGCTGGAGCGCGGCCTTGCGCTTCGAGAACGGCGAGGGGTTACTGGCCGTGGCCCAGGCCAAGCTGCAGAACGTCAAGGGCGAGGCGACCTTCGGCGGGGCCGGCGGTTTCGACCGAGCCAGCGTCCGGGTCGACGGCGCGGCGGTGACCGACGCCGCCCCCGAGCGCCGCTTCAACAGCGTTCTCGCCAAGGGTGGCCTCACGCTGTCGGGCGGCGTGTGGGGCGGGACCTTCCAGGGCTCGACGCCGGTGGGTCAGCCGCTGGGTGAGATCCGCCTGCGCCACGTGGTGGCGACCGGCAAGGGCCAGGCCGACATCGACGCCTCGAAACTGGCCTTCGCCAAGGGCGGCCTGCAGCCCGCCGACCTGTCGCCGATGGCCGCCTTCGCCAAGAACGCCCAGGGCCCGGCCAGCTTCACCGGCGTCTTCGCCTGGGACGCGAAAGGCGCGACCAGCCGGGGCCGGCTGGTGGTCGACAAGATGGACTTCACCAGTCCGATCGGCTTCGTGGCCACGCTGGACGGCGCGGTCGACTTCGACAGCCTGGCCCCGCTGACCACCGCCCCGAACCAGACCCTGAAGATCGTCAAGATCGACAGCCTTGTGCCGCTGACGGCGATCGAGTCGGTGTTCCAGCTGGGGGCCGACGCCCTGCACATCTCCAAGGCCACGTTCGAGGCCGCCAAGGGCCGGATCTCGATCGAGCCGACCGACGTGCCGTTCGAACCCGGCAAGACCATCAGCGGCGTCATCGTCATCGAGCATCTGGACCTGGGCGAGGTGCTGGCCGCCTCGTCCCTGGCCGACAAGGTCAAGGCCCAGGCCGTTGTCGACGGCCGCCTGCCCTTCACCTTCGGGCCCGAGGGCCTGCGCTTCCAGCAAGGCAAGATCCAAGCGATCCAGCCCGGCCGTCTGGAGATCGCCCGCAGCGCTCTGACCAATGTCGCCGCCAGCCCCGCCGACGCCCCGGGCGCGCCGCCCGCCCAGCCGGCCCAGGTCAACGCCATCCAGGACTTCGCCTACCAGGCCATGGAGAACCTGGCCTTCGACCAGTTGGAAGCGGGCGTTAACAGCACCGACAAGGGCCGCCTGGGGATCCTGTTCCATATCAAGGGCGAGCATGATCCCAAGGTGGCCGAGAAGGCCCGCGTGGGCATACTGGACCTGATCCGCGGCCGCGCCTTCAACAAGCGCATCGCCCTGCCGGCCAAGACGCCGGTCGACCTGACCCTCGACACGTCGCTGAACTTCGACGAGCTTCTGGCGGCTTGGCGCCGCTCGTTCGCCGACGAGGAGCCGGCGGCCCCAACCCGTTCAGGTCCGGTTCAACCGTGA